From Quercus lobata isolate SW786 chromosome 1, ValleyOak3.0 Primary Assembly, whole genome shotgun sequence, one genomic window encodes:
- the LOC115976168 gene encoding ETHYLENE INSENSITIVE 3-like 3 protein gives MDHLIDDSLGDSSDLEVDDLRCDNIADKDVSDEEIEAEELERRMWKDRIKLKRLKERQKIAAQQAAEKQKPKQTTDQARRKKMSRAQDGILKYMLKLMEVCKARGFVYGIIPEKGKPVSGASDNIRAWWKEKVKFDKNGPAAIAKYEADCLAMTEAENNRNGNSQSILQDLQDATLGSLLSSLMQHCDPPQRKYPLEKGVPPPWWPTGNEDWWVKLGLPHGQRPPYKKPHDLKKMWKVGVLTAVIKHMSPDIAKIRRHVRQSKCLQDKMTAKESAIWLGVLSREEALIRQPSSDNGTSGVTDMPRGGRGGNKQATVSSDSDYDVDGVDDGAGSVSSRDDRRHQPVDVEPSDNLQDNTPVQDKDPEEKQPRRKRSRVRSNRADQMPEPSHDEPLNVEPIVTLPNVNHTDMQVGFQTHGDQQETDTVAALRPLEKDFDVQPQIPAIEFNYFATIPADNLSSTQSMYVDGRPLLYPVMQNTEMHHGDNRNFYNPSVEYGQTHDRQQSQIVMNEPQIRPEEVGVHVPALHGSATDIPRGDLHYYVKDAFNNEQHLPVDSQFGSAIDSLSLDCGGLGSPLNLDIEGLSSFEDMMYDDNLIEYFGA, from the coding sequence ATGGACCACCTTATTGATGACTCATTGGGCGACAGTTCGGATTTAGAAGTTGATGACTTAAGATGTGACAACATAGCTGATAAAGATGTTAGTGATGAAGAGATTGAAGCAGAAGAATTGGAAAGACGAATGTGGAAGGATCGTATCAAACTCAAGAGGCTTAAGGAAAGACAGAAGATTGCAGCCCAACAAGCTGCAGAGAAGCAGAAGCCCAAGCAGACCACCGATCAGGCTCGGAGGAAGAAAATGTCTAGAGCACAGGATGGGATTCTCAAGTATATGCTGAAGCTGATGGAAGTTTGCAAAGCTCGCGGATTTGTCTATGGTATCATTCCTGAGAAGGGTAAGCCAGTGAGTGGTGCTTCTGACAACATTAGAGCTTGGTGGAAAGAAAAGGTGAAGTTCGATAAGAATGGGCCAGCAGCCATAGCCAAGTATGAAGCGGACTGCCTTGCCATGACTGAGGCAGAAAATAATCGGAATGGGAACTCTCAAAGCATTCTACAAGACTTGCAAGATGCTACTCTTGGGTCACTTTTGTCTTCTTTAATGCAACACTGTGACCCCCCTCAAAGAAAGTACCCGCTAGAAAAGGGAGTTCCGCCACCGTGGTGGCCAACTGGAAATGAAGATTGGTGGGTAAAATTAGGGCTTCCCCATGGTCAAAGACCTCCTTATAAGAAGCCGCATGATTTGAAGAAGATGTGGAAAGTTGGAGTATTAACAGCTGTTATAAAGCACATGTCACCTGATATTGCTAAGATAAGGAGGCATGTCCGCCAGTCAAAGTGCTTACAGGATAAGATGACAGCAAAGGAAAGTGCAATCTGGTTGGGGGTTTTAAGCAGGGAGGAAGCCCTAATTCGGCAGCCTAGTAGTGATAATGGGACATCTGGTGTAACTGATATGCCACGAGGTGGCCGTGGCGGAAATAAGCAAGCTACTGTTAGTAGTGACAGTGACTACGATGTAGATGGTGTTGATGATGGTGCAGGTTCTGTATCATCTAGAGATGATAGGAGACATCAACCAGTGGATGTAGAACCTTCAGACAATCTACAGGATAACACTCCTGTCCAGGATAAAGATCCAGAGGAAAAGCAACCTAGAAGAAAAAGATCCCGTGTCAGATCAAACCGTGCTGATCAAATGCCTGAACCATCTCATGATGAGCCTCTCAATGTTGAACCGATAGTGACTTTGCCTAATGTAAACCACACAGATATGCAAGTTGGATTTCAGACCCATGGAGATCAACAGGAAACTGATACAGTTGCAGCATTGAGGCCGCTGGAGAAAGATTTTGATGTCCAACCCCAGATTCCTgcaattgaatttaattattttgctacTATACCTGCTGACAATCTAAGTTCCACACAGAGCATGTATGTGGATGGAAGGCCTTTGCTTTATCCTGTGATGCAAAATACTGAGATGCATCATGGAGATAACCGCAACTTTTATAATCCGTCTGTAGAATATGGGCAAACACATGATAGGCAGCAGTCTCAGATTGTAATGAATGAACCTCAAATTAGACCAGAGGAAGTTGGAGTCCATGTACCAGCCCTGCATGGAAGTGCAACTGATATTCCTAGAGGAGACTTACACTATTATGTGAAAGACGCATTTAACAATGAGCAACATCTGCCTGTTGATTCTCAGTTTGGGTCTGCAATTGATAGCCTGTCGTTAGATTGCGGAGGATTGGGCAGCCCCTTAAATCTTGATATTGAGGGCTTAAGTTCATTTGAAGACATGATGTATGATGATAACTTGATCGAGTATTTTGGTGCATAA
- the LOC115994301 gene encoding uncharacterized protein LOC115994301, translating into MIKNTAHGLDERIEEMDMKYKKIIGNLAANLAATTLKVKTRYFHRIGVGGKGHLKIYDNIKGLPDHKIISPGKSYPVIIRQSNSLSADDDARIDARGAAVRILSDKPGDDSSLLDLTLKSGNAFYARTIADFATWLVCGLAAREEHVKREPHVRDAMWNSLRHANSYAELHYYSNICRLFRLADGQEMYVKFKLRPYDETIGEDSGKVEPTGILPPETGAIPRDENDTRPLLFLADDFHRRVNSPNGIQYIFQLQFRPVPHDESTRDIALDCTKPWDEADFPRIDIGEISIDQSLSKEEAEGLEFNPFLRCHEVDVIKASSCSQSASIDHGRSLIYEICQHLRNGEPLPEAWRIFLEQSDVKVDLSGCPMAAALEKKETKTVTLARTWYQTLWIGEDGFVGSRAVVMPGVRVENRGTLSALSLAMKEEIVKSR; encoded by the exons ATGATTAAGAACACTGCTCATGGTTTGGATGAAAGGATAGAAGAAATGGAcatgaaatacaagaaaataattggCAATCTGGCTGCAAATTTGGCTGCCACAACTCTGAAGGTTAAAACAAGATATTTCCATCGAATTGGTGTTGGAGGGAAGGGACACTTGAAAATATATGACAACATTAAAGGCTTACCGGACCATAAGATCATCTCTCCTGGAAAGAGCTACCCTGTCATTATCCGACAAAGCAATAGCTTAAGTGCTGATGATGATGCAAGGATAGATGCACGCGGTGCAGCAGTGAGAATACTTTCAGATAAACCCGGTGATGACTCCTCACTCCTTGACTTGACACTAAAATCAGGCAATGCATTTTATGCACGCACTATTGCTGATTTTGCAACATGGCTTGTGTGTGGCCTTGCTGCGAGGGAGGAACATGTCAAGCGAGAACCGCATGTACGTGATGCAATGTGGAATTCCCTCCGTCACGCTAACTCATATGCTGAGCTGCATTACTACTCCAATATCTGCAGGTTGTTCCGGCTTGCAGATGGACAGGAAATGTATGTGAAATTCAAGTTGAGGCCTTACGATGAGACTATTGGTGAGGATTCTGGTAAGGTTGAGCCTACTGGAATTCTACCACCTGAAACAGGAGCAATTCCTAGGGATGAAAATGATACTCGCCCTTTACTTTTCCTGGCTGATGATTTCCATCGTCGTGTGAATTCGCCTAATGGCATTCAATACATTTTCCAACTGCAATTCCGGCCAGTTCCACACGATGAGTCCACCCGCGACATAGCACTTGACTGCACCAAACCATGGGATGAGGCTGATTTCCCACGTATTGATATTGGAGAGATTAGTATTGATCAAAGTCTCTCTAAGGAAGAAGCAGAAGGATTGGAGTTTAATCCTTTTCTTCGATGCCATGAAGTGGATGTTATCAAGGCTTCTTCATGCTCCCAAAGCGCTTCGATTGATCATGGCCGTTCATTGATCTATGAGATTTGCCAGCATTTGAGAAATGGTGAACCTCTTCCAGAGGCATGGAGGATCTTTCTAGAACAATCTGATGTCAAAGTAGACCTTTCTGGTTGTCCAATGGCAGCAGcattggaaaagaaagaaacaaaaacagtgACCCTTGCTAGGACTTGGTACCAAACCTTGTGG ATTGGAGAAGATGGGTTTGTTGGAAGTAGAGCTGTGGTCATGCCCGGGGTGAGAGTGGAGAATAGGGGCACTCTCAGTGCTCTTTCCCTTGCCATGAAAGAAGAAATTGTTAAGTCAAGGTGA